The Candidatus Methylomirabilota bacterium genome includes a region encoding these proteins:
- a CDS encoding ATP-binding cassette domain-containing protein yields LTLGRRTIASRAYVASFNFKGADQQKRVADLSGGERNRLHLAKLLTRGGNLLLLDEPTNDLDVDTLRALEDALLGFSGCVVVISHDRWFLDRIATHMLAFEDEGRVVWFEGNYADYEADRRKRLGAEADRPHRLRYKRLRH; encoded by the coding sequence CTGACCCTGGGCCGGCGGACCATCGCCTCCCGCGCCTACGTCGCCTCGTTCAACTTCAAGGGCGCCGACCAGCAGAAGCGGGTCGCCGACCTCTCGGGCGGCGAGCGGAACCGGCTCCATCTCGCCAAGCTCCTCACCCGCGGCGGGAACCTGCTCCTCCTCGACGAGCCGACGAACGATCTCGACGTCGACACGCTCCGCGCGCTGGAGGACGCGCTGCTCGGCTTCTCGGGGTGCGTCGTCGTCATCAGCCATGACCGCTGGTTCCTCGACCGGATCGCCACCCACATGCTGGCCTTCGAGGACGAGGGGCGGGTGGTCTGGTTCGAGGGGAACTACGCCGACTACGAGGCCGACCGGCGGAAGCGCCTCGGCGCCGAAGCCGACCGCCCCCATCGGCTCCGCTACAAGCGGCTCCGCCACTGA